A window from Streptomyces subrutilus encodes these proteins:
- the ilvC gene encoding ketol-acid reductoisomerase yields MAELFYENDADLSIIQGRKVAVIGYGSQGHAHALSLRDSGVEVVVGLKEGSKSKAKAEEQGLKVVSVSEAAAWANVIMILTPDPLQAEIYEESIKDHLAEGDALFFGHGFNIRYGFIKPPANVDVALVAPKGPGHLVRRQYEEGRGVPCIAAVEQDSTGTAFALALSYAAGIGGTRAGVIKTTFTEETETDLFGEQAVLCGGASALVKAGFETLTEAGYQPEIAYFECLHELKLIVDLMYEGGLEKMRWSVSETAEWGDYITGPRVITDATKAEMKKVLAEIQSGEFANTWMAEYKAGLPKYNEYKKADEAHLLETTGKKLRKLMSWVDSDES; encoded by the coding sequence GTGGCCGAGCTGTTCTACGAGAACGACGCCGATCTGTCCATCATCCAGGGCCGCAAGGTCGCTGTGATCGGTTACGGCAGCCAGGGCCACGCCCACGCGCTGTCGCTCCGCGACTCCGGCGTCGAGGTCGTCGTCGGTCTGAAGGAGGGCTCGAAGTCCAAGGCCAAGGCCGAGGAGCAGGGTCTCAAGGTCGTCTCGGTGTCCGAGGCCGCGGCCTGGGCGAACGTCATCATGATCCTCACCCCGGACCCGCTGCAGGCGGAGATCTACGAGGAGTCCATCAAGGACCACCTGGCCGAGGGCGACGCGCTCTTCTTCGGGCACGGCTTCAACATCCGCTACGGCTTCATCAAGCCCCCGGCCAACGTGGACGTCGCCCTCGTCGCCCCCAAGGGCCCGGGCCACCTGGTCCGCCGTCAGTACGAGGAGGGCCGCGGCGTGCCCTGCATCGCCGCCGTCGAGCAGGACTCCACCGGCACGGCGTTCGCGCTCGCGCTCTCGTACGCGGCCGGCATCGGCGGCACCCGCGCCGGCGTCATCAAGACCACCTTCACCGAGGAGACCGAGACCGACCTGTTCGGTGAGCAGGCCGTCCTCTGCGGTGGCGCCTCCGCCCTGGTCAAGGCCGGTTTCGAGACCCTGACCGAGGCCGGCTACCAGCCGGAGATCGCCTACTTCGAGTGCCTGCACGAGCTGAAGCTCATCGTCGACCTCATGTACGAGGGCGGCCTGGAGAAGATGCGCTGGTCGGTCTCCGAGACCGCCGAGTGGGGCGACTACATCACCGGCCCCCGCGTCATCACCGACGCCACCAAGGCCGAGATGAAGAAGGTCCTCGCGGAGATCCAGAGCGGCGAGTTCGCCAACACCTGGATGGCCGAGTACAAGGCCGGCCTGCCGAAGTACAACGAGTACAAGAAGGCCGACGAGGCGCACCTGCTGGAGACCACCGGCAAGAAGCTGCGCAAGCTGATGAGCTGGGTCGACAGCGACGAGAGCTGA
- the ilvN gene encoding acetolactate synthase small subunit, whose product MSKHTLSVLVENTPGILARIAALFSRRGFNIDSLAVGVTEHPDISRITIVVNVEDLPLEQVTKQLNKLVNVLKIVELEAHNAIERELVLVKVRADNETRSQIVEIVQLFRAKTVDVSPEAVTIEATGGTDKLGAMLKMLEPFGIKELVQSGTIAIGRGGRSITDRSLRALDRSA is encoded by the coding sequence ATGTCCAAGCACACGCTCTCCGTCCTGGTCGAGAACACGCCCGGCATCCTCGCCCGGATCGCCGCCCTGTTCTCCCGACGCGGGTTCAACATCGACTCCCTCGCGGTCGGTGTCACCGAGCACCCCGACATCTCGCGCATCACCATCGTCGTGAACGTCGAGGACCTCCCACTGGAGCAGGTCACCAAGCAGCTCAACAAGCTGGTCAACGTGCTCAAGATCGTCGAGCTGGAGGCGCACAACGCCATCGAGCGCGAACTCGTTCTGGTGAAGGTGCGGGCCGACAACGAGACCCGCTCCCAGATCGTCGAGATCGTCCAGCTGTTCCGTGCCAAGACCGTCGACGTCTCCCCGGAGGCCGTCACCATCGAGGCCACCGGCGGCACCGACAAGCTCGGCGCGATGCTCAAGATGCTGGAGCCCTTCGGCATCAAGGAGCTCGTGCAGTCCGGCACCATCGCCATAGGGCGTGGCGGCCGGTCCATCACGGACCGCAGCCTGCGCGCGCTCGACCGCAGCGCCTGA
- a CDS encoding putative bifunctional diguanylate cyclase/phosphodiesterase, with protein MSAPGTALLNRPSLSGGGKGLAMQLLLAVVSGGYAVGAALNWGSEEVAHVMGDFGLSAAGLLAAVSCYCYARAIDSRERPAWLLFAFSSLMGATGNAVWGWHEVILDEAVPKPSLADFAFLCFAPPAIVGLLVLAKRPVSRAGWVCLGLDSWLIGGSLLTLSWSLALAHAARTAQTGAPGSVPRAALSLAYPLLDIALVSMVLVLHFRRSAANRSAVNTAIAALALTVLSDALFTSPLLSAEYQSGQLLDAGWFAGSLLLAYAPWGARRAAAPQAPAGQVREERPHSRPITGSLPALTPYLAAAVCTLGILYNVVDGRKVDRMVVFTGCTVVLALVIRQGIMLLDNIALTQELAQKENHFRSLVQGSSDVIMIAAPTGTLRYVSPAAAGVYGREAEHLVGTELASLIHPDDLGRVVHEVRRFLAAPPADEPTMRIECRFESGDGDWLNVESTVNRHQGGLILNSRDVTERVRLQAQLQHSAEHDPLTDLPNRALFTRRVRQALTGRRAGDHSSAVLFIDLDGFKAVNDTIGHQAGDELLVEAARRLQDSVRAGDTAARLGGDEFAALILGDGGRDRSAREYQVHEIADRLRTTLSEPYRIAGSEVRVAASIGVAFADPGITPSDLMRNADLAMYRAKAGGKDRVEMYAPQMQAEVVRKAELAGRLRTALHQGEFALLHQPVVSLATGEITAVAAQARWRSAQGILFTPAEFLRVAEYSDGCSGAGSGGADALRTAELGRWLLEEAVEQAADRHRAGRDVPVAVRMTAQRLLDRSMPLGSVEALLTRHGLPSGALVLELAVSDPRVPFDDLERRLAALHRLGVGISLDGFGSGYAAISALRRLPVDMLKLDRGLVEGVAESARLHKITAGLLRIANDLGMQSVADGVDLPEQVAALRAMGCTHGQGMAFSGPLDEYRLRRALVRGTFAVPGGAVQPALAGGSPGGSMAIRRGSHNETPVPPT; from the coding sequence GTGAGTGCCCCGGGGACGGCCCTCCTGAACCGGCCGTCCCTCTCCGGAGGGGGCAAGGGCCTGGCGATGCAGCTGCTCCTCGCCGTCGTCAGCGGCGGATACGCCGTCGGCGCCGCCCTCAACTGGGGTTCGGAGGAGGTCGCCCACGTCATGGGCGACTTCGGCCTCAGCGCCGCGGGGTTACTGGCCGCGGTCTCCTGCTACTGCTACGCGCGGGCGATCGACAGCCGTGAGCGGCCGGCCTGGCTCCTCTTCGCCTTCTCCTCCCTCATGGGCGCCACCGGCAACGCCGTCTGGGGCTGGCACGAGGTGATCCTCGACGAAGCGGTGCCCAAACCCTCGCTCGCCGACTTCGCCTTCCTCTGCTTCGCCCCGCCCGCCATCGTGGGCCTGCTCGTCCTCGCCAAGCGCCCGGTCAGCCGCGCCGGCTGGGTGTGCCTGGGCCTCGACTCCTGGCTCATCGGCGGCTCCCTGCTGACCCTGTCCTGGAGCCTGGCCCTCGCCCACGCCGCGCGGACCGCCCAGACCGGAGCCCCCGGCAGCGTCCCGCGCGCCGCGCTCTCGCTCGCGTACCCGCTGCTGGACATCGCGCTCGTCTCCATGGTGCTGGTGCTGCACTTCCGGCGCTCCGCGGCCAACCGCTCCGCCGTCAACACCGCCATCGCGGCGCTCGCGCTGACCGTGCTCAGCGACGCCCTGTTCACCTCGCCGCTGCTGAGCGCCGAATACCAGTCGGGGCAGCTGCTCGACGCGGGCTGGTTCGCGGGCTCCCTGCTCCTCGCGTACGCGCCCTGGGGCGCGCGCCGCGCGGCCGCGCCCCAGGCGCCGGCCGGGCAGGTGCGCGAGGAGCGGCCGCACAGCCGCCCGATCACCGGCTCCCTGCCCGCCCTGACCCCGTACCTCGCGGCCGCCGTGTGCACGCTCGGCATCCTGTACAACGTGGTGGACGGCCGGAAGGTCGACCGGATGGTCGTCTTCACGGGCTGCACGGTCGTGCTGGCCCTCGTCATCCGCCAGGGCATCATGCTCCTCGACAACATCGCCCTGACCCAGGAGCTGGCCCAGAAGGAGAACCACTTCCGCTCGCTGGTCCAGGGCTCCAGCGACGTCATCATGATCGCCGCACCCACCGGCACCCTGCGCTACGTCAGCCCCGCCGCCGCCGGGGTGTACGGCCGCGAGGCGGAGCACCTGGTCGGCACCGAGCTCGCCAGCCTGATCCACCCCGACGACCTCGGCCGGGTGGTCCACGAGGTGCGCCGCTTCCTCGCCGCGCCGCCGGCCGACGAGCCCACCATGCGCATCGAGTGCCGCTTCGAGTCCGGCGACGGCGACTGGCTCAACGTGGAGTCCACCGTCAACCGCCACCAGGGCGGGCTCATCCTCAACAGCCGCGACGTCACCGAGCGGGTCCGGCTCCAGGCGCAGCTCCAGCACAGTGCCGAGCACGATCCGCTCACCGACCTGCCGAACCGGGCGCTGTTCACCCGCCGGGTCCGCCAGGCCCTCACCGGCCGGCGCGCGGGGGACCACAGCAGCGCCGTGCTCTTCATCGACCTCGACGGGTTCAAGGCGGTCAACGACACCATCGGCCACCAGGCCGGCGACGAACTGCTCGTCGAGGCCGCCCGCCGGCTCCAGGACTCGGTCCGCGCCGGGGACACCGCGGCCCGCCTCGGCGGGGACGAGTTCGCCGCGCTGATCCTGGGCGACGGCGGCCGCGACCGCAGCGCCCGCGAGTACCAGGTCCACGAGATCGCCGACCGGCTGCGCACCACGCTCTCCGAGCCGTACCGCATCGCGGGCAGCGAGGTGCGGGTCGCCGCAAGCATCGGCGTGGCCTTCGCCGACCCCGGCATCACCCCGTCCGACCTGATGCGCAACGCCGACCTCGCGATGTACCGGGCCAAGGCGGGCGGCAAGGACCGGGTCGAGATGTACGCCCCGCAGATGCAGGCCGAGGTCGTGCGCAAGGCCGAGCTGGCCGGGCGGCTGCGGACCGCACTGCACCAGGGCGAGTTCGCCCTGCTGCACCAGCCGGTGGTCTCGCTGGCCACCGGCGAGATCACGGCCGTCGCCGCCCAGGCCCGCTGGCGCTCGGCCCAGGGGATCCTCTTCACCCCGGCGGAGTTCCTGCGCGTCGCCGAGTACAGCGACGGCTGCTCCGGGGCCGGCTCCGGGGGTGCGGACGCCCTGCGCACCGCCGAGCTGGGGCGCTGGCTGCTGGAGGAGGCGGTGGAGCAGGCCGCCGACCGGCACCGGGCCGGGCGCGACGTACCGGTGGCCGTGCGGATGACCGCGCAGCGGCTGCTCGACCGGTCCATGCCGCTCGGCTCCGTGGAGGCTTTGCTGACCCGGCACGGGCTGCCCTCGGGCGCGCTCGTCCTGGAGCTGGCCGTGTCCGACCCGCGCGTGCCCTTCGACGACCTGGAGCGCCGTCTGGCGGCCCTGCACCGGCTCGGGGTGGGAATCTCCCTGGACGGCTTCGGCAGCGGCTACGCGGCGATCAGCGCCCTGCGCCGTCTGCCGGTGGACATGCTCAAGCTGGACCGGGGGCTGGTGGAGGGAGTGGCCGAGTCCGCCCGGCTGCACAAGATCACCGCCGGGTTGTTGCGGATCGCAAATGATCTGGGCATGCAGTCCGTGGCCGACGGGGTGGACCTGCCCGAGCAGGTGGCCGCCCTGCGGGCGATGGGGTGCACCCACGGCCAGGGCATGGCCTTTTCCGGACCGCTCGACGAGTACAGGCTGCGGCGCGCCCTCGTGCGCGGTACGTTCGCGGTACCGGGCGGGGCGGTCCAGCCCGCCTTGGCCGGTGGTTCCCCGGGGGGCTCCATGGCCATCCGTAGAGGCTCACATAATGAGACGCCCGTCCCACCCACTTGA
- the serA gene encoding phosphoglycerate dehydrogenase: MSSKPVVLIAEELSPATVEALGPDFEIRHCNGADRAELLPAIVDVDAILVRSATKVDAEAIAAAKKLRVVARAGVGLDNVDVSAATKAGVMVVNAPTSNIVTAAELACGLLVATARNIPQANTALKNGEWKRNKYTGVELSEKTLGVVGLGRIGVLVAQRMSAFGMKVVAYDPYVQPARAAQMGVKMLTLDELLEVADFITVHLPKTPETLGLIGDEALHKVKPSVRIVNAARGGIVDEAALYSAIKEGRVAGAGLDVYAKEPCTDSPLFELDQVVCTPHLGASTDEAQEKAGVSVAKSVRLALAGELVPDAVNVQGGVIAEDVRPGLPLAEKLGRIFTALAGEVAVRLDVEVCGEITQHDVKVLELSALKGVFEDVVDETVSYVNAPLFAQERGVEVRLTTSSESPDHRNVVTVRGTLSDGQEVSVSGTLAGPKHLQKIVGIGAYDVDLALADFMVVLRYTDRPGVVGTVGRILGEAGLNIAGMQVARAEEGGEALGVLTVDAEVPVNVLADISAEIGAVSARTVSLG, encoded by the coding sequence GTGAGCTCGAAACCTGTCGTACTCATCGCCGAAGAGCTGTCGCCCGCCACCGTGGAGGCGCTCGGCCCGGACTTCGAGATCAGGCACTGCAACGGCGCGGACCGCGCCGAGCTGCTGCCCGCGATCGTCGACGTCGACGCGATCCTCGTCCGCTCCGCGACCAAGGTCGACGCCGAGGCCATCGCCGCGGCGAAGAAGCTGCGGGTCGTCGCCCGGGCCGGTGTCGGTCTGGACAACGTCGACGTCTCCGCCGCCACCAAGGCCGGCGTGATGGTCGTCAACGCCCCGACCTCCAACATCGTGACGGCCGCCGAGCTCGCCTGCGGCCTGCTCGTCGCCACCGCCCGCAACATCCCGCAGGCCAACACCGCCCTGAAGAACGGCGAGTGGAAGCGGAACAAGTACACGGGCGTCGAGCTCAGCGAGAAGACCCTCGGCGTCGTCGGCCTCGGCCGGATCGGCGTCCTGGTCGCGCAGCGCATGTCGGCCTTCGGCATGAAGGTCGTCGCGTACGACCCGTACGTACAGCCCGCGCGCGCCGCCCAGATGGGCGTCAAGATGCTCACGCTGGACGAGCTCCTCGAAGTCGCCGACTTCATCACCGTGCACCTGCCCAAGACCCCCGAGACCCTCGGTCTCATCGGGGACGAGGCGCTGCACAAGGTGAAGCCCTCCGTCCGCATCGTCAACGCCGCGCGCGGCGGGATCGTGGACGAGGCCGCGCTGTACTCGGCCATCAAGGAGGGCCGCGTCGCCGGCGCCGGCCTCGACGTGTACGCGAAGGAGCCCTGCACGGACTCCCCGCTGTTCGAGCTCGACCAGGTGGTCTGCACCCCGCACCTCGGCGCGTCCACGGACGAGGCCCAGGAGAAGGCCGGTGTCTCGGTCGCCAAGTCGGTGCGCCTCGCGCTCGCCGGCGAGCTGGTGCCGGACGCGGTCAACGTCCAGGGCGGCGTCATCGCCGAGGACGTGCGGCCGGGCCTGCCCCTCGCCGAGAAGCTCGGCCGCATCTTCACCGCCCTCGCGGGCGAGGTCGCGGTCCGGCTCGACGTGGAGGTCTGCGGCGAGATCACCCAGCACGACGTGAAGGTGCTCGAACTCTCCGCGCTCAAGGGCGTCTTCGAGGACGTCGTCGACGAGACGGTCTCCTACGTCAACGCCCCGCTGTTCGCGCAGGAGCGCGGTGTCGAGGTGCGCCTGACGACCAGTTCGGAGTCGCCGGACCACCGCAACGTGGTCACCGTCCGCGGCACCCTCTCCGACGGCCAGGAGGTCTCGGTCTCCGGCACGCTCGCCGGTCCCAAGCACCTCCAGAAGATCGTCGGCATCGGCGCGTACGACGTGGACCTGGCGCTCGCCGACTTCATGGTCGTCCTGCGCTACACCGACCGCCCGGGCGTGGTCGGCACCGTCGGCCGCATCCTCGGCGAGGCCGGTCTCAACATCGCGGGCATGCAGGTCGCCCGTGCCGAGGAGGGTGGCGAGGCGCTCGGCGTCCTCACCGTCGACGCCGAGGTCCCGGTGAACGTCCTCGCGGACATCTCCGCCGAGATCGGCGCGGTCTCGGCGCGCACGGTCAGCCTCGGCTGA
- a CDS encoding acetolactate synthase large subunit, with translation MPMTEQATGAHHPQPRPRSGGHQSAAVEHVTGAQALIRSLEEVGCDTVFGIPGGCILPAYDPMMDSEKVRHILVRHEQGAGHAATGYAQATGKVGVCMATSGPGATNLVTPIADAHMDSVPLVAITGQVASKAIGTDAFQEADIVGITMPITKHNFLVTKAEDIARTIAEAFHIASTGRPGPVLVDIAKDALQAKTTFSWPPTQDLPGYRPVTKPHAKQIREAAKLICQAKRPVLYVGGGIMKSGATAELKVLAELTGVPVTTTLMALGAFPDSHPLHVGMPGMHGAVTAVTALQKSDLLIALGTRFDDRVTGKLDSFAPFAKIIHADIDPAEIGKNRAVDVPIVGDAREVIADLVQAVQAEHTEGHAGDYSAWWKDLGRWRETYPLGYDLPEDGSLSPQHVIERIGALAPQGTVFTAGVGQHQMWAAHFVQYEEPRTWLNSGGAGTMGYAVPAAMGAKVGMPDRTVWAIDGDGCFQMTNQELATCALNNIPIKVAIINNGALGMVRQWQTLFYNQRYSNTVLHGDDTGHGTVGSQLGESVAPRKGTRVPDFVKLSEAMGCVALRCEDPADLDKVIAEANAINDRPVVVDFIVHEDAMVWPMVAAGTSNDEVMAARGVRPDFGDNEDD, from the coding sequence ATGCCGATGACCGAGCAGGCCACCGGGGCCCACCATCCGCAGCCGCGGCCCCGTTCGGGCGGACACCAGTCCGCCGCAGTTGAGCACGTCACGGGCGCGCAGGCCCTCATCCGCTCTCTCGAAGAGGTGGGGTGCGACACCGTCTTCGGCATCCCGGGGGGCTGCATCCTCCCCGCGTACGACCCGATGATGGACTCCGAGAAGGTCCGTCACATCCTGGTCCGGCACGAGCAGGGGGCCGGACACGCCGCCACCGGCTACGCGCAGGCCACCGGCAAGGTCGGCGTCTGTATGGCCACGTCCGGCCCGGGCGCCACCAACCTGGTCACCCCGATCGCCGACGCGCACATGGACTCCGTCCCGCTCGTCGCGATCACCGGCCAGGTCGCCTCCAAGGCGATCGGTACCGACGCCTTCCAGGAGGCGGACATCGTCGGCATCACGATGCCGATCACCAAGCACAACTTCCTGGTCACCAAGGCCGAGGACATCGCGCGGACCATCGCCGAGGCCTTCCACATCGCCTCCACCGGCCGCCCGGGCCCGGTCCTGGTCGACATCGCCAAGGACGCCCTCCAGGCCAAGACCACCTTCTCCTGGCCGCCCACCCAGGACCTGCCCGGCTACCGTCCGGTCACCAAGCCGCACGCCAAGCAGATCCGCGAGGCCGCCAAGCTCATCTGCCAGGCCAAGCGCCCGGTCCTGTACGTCGGCGGCGGCATCATGAAGTCCGGCGCGACCGCCGAGCTGAAGGTGCTGGCCGAGCTGACCGGCGTCCCGGTCACCACCACCCTGATGGCGCTCGGCGCCTTCCCCGACAGCCACCCGCTGCACGTCGGGATGCCCGGCATGCACGGCGCGGTCACCGCCGTCACCGCCCTGCAGAAGTCGGACCTGCTGATCGCGCTCGGCACCCGCTTCGACGACCGCGTCACCGGCAAGCTCGACAGCTTCGCCCCGTTCGCCAAGATCATCCACGCGGACATCGACCCGGCCGAGATCGGCAAGAACCGCGCGGTCGACGTCCCGATCGTCGGCGACGCCCGCGAGGTCATCGCCGACCTGGTCCAGGCCGTCCAGGCCGAGCACACCGAGGGCCACGCGGGCGACTACAGCGCCTGGTGGAAGGATCTCGGCCGCTGGCGCGAGACGTACCCGCTGGGCTACGACCTGCCCGAGGACGGGAGCCTCTCCCCCCAGCACGTCATCGAGCGCATCGGCGCCCTCGCCCCCCAGGGCACGGTGTTCACGGCCGGCGTCGGCCAGCACCAGATGTGGGCCGCGCACTTCGTCCAGTACGAGGAGCCCCGTACCTGGCTGAACTCGGGCGGCGCCGGAACCATGGGCTACGCGGTCCCCGCGGCCATGGGCGCCAAGGTCGGCATGCCGGACCGCACCGTCTGGGCGATCGACGGCGACGGCTGCTTCCAGATGACCAATCAGGAACTGGCCACCTGCGCGCTGAACAACATCCCGATCAAGGTCGCGATCATCAACAACGGCGCACTGGGCATGGTCCGCCAGTGGCAGACCCTCTTCTACAACCAGCGGTACTCCAACACCGTGCTGCACGGGGACGACACCGGCCACGGCACCGTCGGCTCCCAGCTCGGCGAGTCCGTCGCCCCGCGCAAGGGCACCCGCGTCCCGGACTTCGTCAAGCTGTCCGAGGCCATGGGCTGCGTGGCGCTGCGCTGCGAGGACCCGGCCGACCTGGACAAGGTCATCGCCGAGGCCAACGCGATCAACGACCGCCCGGTCGTGGTCGACTTCATCGTCCACGAGGACGCCATGGTGTGGCCGATGGTCGCCGCCGGCACCTCCAACGACGAGGTCATGGCAGCCCGGGGCGTCCGTCCCGACTTCGGCGACAACGAAGACGACTGA
- a CDS encoding MFS transporter, whose amino-acid sequence MTHPAAPARLAGRREWTAFAVLLLPLLLVAMDVSVLYFAVPAITRELDPSSTQQLWIFDSYAFALSGLLITMGSIGDRIGRRRLLLIGATAFGLASACAAYAGSAEMLIAARVLLGVGGATLMPSTLALVRNLFQDARQRGRAIALWSGAMTGGIALGSVLSGVLLNHFWWGSVFLVNVPAMLLLLALVPFLVPEFKDPAPGRFDLLGVPLSVAAVLPVVYGLKEIAAEGFAPLPAACLAVGLAFGYAFLRRQRSRDDAMVSRALFAGRGFGAGVALNTLAAFAMMGSAYFTTQYLQSVLGMGTLEAALWSLAPSLLIGAAAPAAAALAQRVDRAWVVAGGFALAAAGFALVGLVDTDALWLLLTGAGVLASGVVTVMSLVSDLALASAPAEKAGSAASLLETGAEFGGALGMALLGSLGTAVYRADLADSEPAARETLGGAVAAAERLGGAAGEQLLGAAREAFVHGMQYAAWGGAALLAAAAVLAAVLLRGTKAPAPASARPAGGPGAPAREATYR is encoded by the coding sequence ATGACGCACCCCGCCGCCCCAGCGCGCCTCGCCGGCCGCCGCGAATGGACCGCATTCGCCGTCCTGTTGCTGCCCCTGCTCCTGGTCGCCATGGACGTCTCCGTCCTCTACTTCGCGGTCCCCGCCATCACCCGGGAGCTCGACCCGAGCTCCACCCAGCAGCTCTGGATCTTCGACAGCTACGCCTTCGCCCTCTCCGGGCTGCTGATCACGATGGGGTCGATCGGCGACCGGATCGGCCGCCGCAGGCTGCTGCTGATCGGTGCGACCGCCTTCGGCCTCGCCTCCGCCTGCGCCGCCTACGCCGGCAGCGCCGAGATGCTCATCGCCGCCCGCGTCCTGCTCGGCGTCGGCGGGGCGACCCTGATGCCCTCCACCCTCGCCCTGGTGCGCAACCTCTTCCAGGACGCCCGGCAGCGCGGCCGGGCCATCGCCCTGTGGTCCGGTGCCATGACCGGCGGCATCGCCCTCGGCTCGGTCCTGAGCGGCGTCCTGCTCAACCACTTCTGGTGGGGTTCCGTCTTCCTCGTCAACGTGCCCGCGATGCTGCTCCTGCTCGCCCTGGTCCCGTTCCTGGTACCGGAGTTCAAGGACCCGGCCCCCGGCCGCTTCGACCTCCTCGGCGTCCCGCTCTCCGTCGCGGCCGTGCTGCCGGTCGTCTACGGGCTCAAGGAGATCGCCGCCGAGGGCTTCGCCCCCCTCCCCGCGGCCTGCCTCGCCGTCGGCCTGGCCTTCGGGTACGCCTTCCTGCGCCGCCAGCGGTCCCGCGACGACGCCATGGTGAGCCGGGCCCTGTTCGCCGGGCGCGGCTTCGGCGCCGGCGTCGCCCTGAACACCCTCGCCGCCTTCGCCATGATGGGTTCGGCCTACTTCACCACCCAGTACCTGCAGTCCGTACTCGGCATGGGCACCCTGGAGGCCGCCCTGTGGAGCCTCGCCCCCTCCCTCCTCATCGGCGCCGCCGCCCCGGCCGCGGCCGCCCTCGCCCAGCGGGTGGACCGGGCCTGGGTGGTCGCCGGCGGGTTCGCCCTCGCCGCCGCCGGGTTCGCCCTGGTCGGCCTCGTGGACACCGACGCGCTGTGGCTGCTGCTCACCGGGGCCGGGGTGCTCGCCTCGGGCGTCGTCACCGTGATGTCCCTGGTGTCCGACCTGGCCCTCGCCTCGGCCCCCGCCGAGAAGGCCGGCTCGGCGGCCTCCCTGCTGGAGACCGGCGCCGAGTTCGGCGGCGCCCTCGGCATGGCCCTGCTGGGCAGCCTGGGCACGGCCGTCTACCGCGCCGACCTTGCGGACTCCGAGCCCGCCGCCCGCGAGACCCTCGGCGGGGCCGTGGCGGCCGCCGAACGGCTCGGCGGGGCGGCCGGCGAGCAGCTGCTGGGCGCGGCCCGCGAGGCCTTCGTCCACGGGATGCAGTACGCGGCCTGGGGCGGCGCCGCGCTGCTGGCCGCGGCGGCGGTGCTCGCCGCCGTACTGCTCCGGGGCACGAAGGCCCCGGCTCCGGCCTCGGCCCGGCCGGCCGGGGGCCCCGGAGCCCCCGCCCGCGAGGCGACGTACCGCTGA
- a CDS encoding TetR/AcrR family transcriptional regulator, producing the protein MGHREDLLEGAKKCLAEKGFVRTTARDIVSASGTNLASIGYHYGSKDALLTRAFIALMEEWGNGFQAGLEGSGGSLERFRALWGGVLDRYEESAPVWAASMEVALSGERMPELRTMLAASQAEGRRGLISMMTGTPEDELTERDVRTLGGFYQALLNGLMLQWIFDPESAATAEELTEGMRRAAGAAVAGGADGAAGGSAAAPDGSDG; encoded by the coding sequence ATGGGACATCGCGAAGATCTGCTCGAAGGCGCCAAGAAGTGCCTGGCCGAGAAGGGGTTCGTGCGCACCACGGCGCGCGACATCGTCAGCGCGTCCGGTACGAACCTGGCGTCCATCGGCTACCACTACGGCTCCAAGGACGCCCTGCTGACCCGGGCGTTCATCGCCCTGATGGAGGAGTGGGGCAACGGCTTCCAGGCCGGCCTGGAGGGATCGGGCGGCTCGCTCGAACGCTTCCGCGCGCTCTGGGGCGGGGTCCTGGACCGGTACGAGGAATCGGCGCCCGTCTGGGCGGCCAGCATGGAGGTGGCGCTGAGCGGGGAGCGGATGCCGGAGCTGCGGACGATGCTCGCGGCCTCGCAGGCCGAGGGGCGGCGCGGGCTGATCTCCATGATGACCGGCACCCCGGAGGACGAGCTCACCGAGCGGGACGTGCGCACCCTGGGCGGCTTCTACCAGGCGCTGCTGAACGGCCTGATGCTCCAGTGGATCTTCGATCCGGAGTCGGCCGCCACCGCGGAGGAACTGACCGAGGGGATGCGGCGGGCTGCGGGAGCGGCGGTCGCGGGCGGAGCCGACGGGGCGGCGGGCGGCTCCGCCGCGGCGCCGGACGGGTCCGACGGCTGA